A stretch of Rhododendron vialii isolate Sample 1 chromosome 4a, ASM3025357v1 DNA encodes these proteins:
- the LOC131322389 gene encoding uncharacterized protein LOC131322389 isoform X1: MSRLLRKVLKEQESLCQPKDEEHEVDDGDSSESLDSPPPVSLNPFDLLNDDDYGQDQLQVSEAEIADEPLVGKSDEKEPSLVKATINTLPSSNHKAKRKKKKKTKEDPSVDAQDSEKPLDEMVEKFSVEVNVSSHLSGPLKAKPANVEVGDSLLKQCMTDILQVDPKYLRAENELRRIFGSKVVNSFQKNQQTRSSGQIRGGRRGSHNHRRVILVSPSEHWPRWDGSLLMEFLETRDGYHYFKYAHSSLYSQAQRAFEAAKAIHDPNGIANILVHHPYHLDSLIAMAEYFSFSGEQPMSAEFIAKCLYALECAWHPMFNPLQGKCQLKYSHETNRPLFHALFNHMKNMDRRGCHRSALEICKLLLSLDSDDRKGALCCIDYFSLRSKEYTWLEHFSGEYRHDNSLWLFPNFSFSLAVCRFYLELEGSSQDTGMKSGKATSTDLMKQALMLHPTVLKKLVEKVPLKDQAWKNILQHSYFGSDQIGIQSLDHLINIYVARSYLIWRLPDLQKLLKNSALLVVETLKHNSSEARDWACVRKEAFPSEKNEYSHLLVSDFSDSVPTMPPEMLQNFMVDPRMREEVQNGGHVANPRAPRDVANRNPLVVLFESMLPWVDYGGRDGVVEEEDDQQNHNGHRLDDNEH; this comes from the exons ATGTCTCGTTTGCTGAGGAAAGTCCTTAAAGAACAAGAATCACTCTGTCAACCAAAAGATGAAGAGCATGAGGTTGACGACGGCGACTCCTCTGAGTCTCTAGATTCGCCGCCTCCTGTTTCTCTAAACCCTTTCGATCTTCTCAACGATGATGACTATGGTCAAGACCAG CTGCAGGTGAGTGAGGCAGAAATTGCTGATGAACCATTGGTGGGAAAAAGTGATGAAAAAGAACCGTCCTTGGTAAAAGCTACTATAAACACACTTCCATCATCCAATCACAAAGctaagagaaagaaaaagaaaaagaccaaGGAGGATCCCTCTGTGGATGCACAAGACAGTGAAAAGCCTTTGGATGAGATGGTCGAAAAGTTCTCTGTTGAAGTTAATGTTTCTAGTCACCTATCGGGCCCTTTAAAAGCCAAGCCAGCAAATGTAGAAGTAGGTGACAGCCTGCTCAAACAATGCATGACCGACATTTTACAAGTGGATCCCAAATATCTAAGAGCAGAAAACGAGCTGCGAAGAATATTTGGTTCCAAGGTAGTaaattcatttcaaaaaaatcaacaaacacgCAGTTCGGGACAGATACGTGGGGGAAGACGCGGAAGTCACAACCATCGAAGGGTTATTCTTGTGTCTCCATCAGAACATTGGCCTCGCTGGGATGGATCTTTGTTGATGGAATTTTTGGAAACAAGAGATGGTTACCACTATTTCAA GTATGCCCACTCATCTTTATATAGCCAAGCTCAGAGAGCATTTGAAGCAGCTAAAGCAATACATGATCCGAATGGTATAGCAAATATTCTTGTGCATCATCCTTATCATCTAGATTCACTGATAGCTATGGCGGAGTATTTTAGCTTCTCGGGCGAACAACCAATGTCTGCAGAGTTTATTGCAAAGTGTCTTTATGCCTTGGAATGTGCCTGGCATCCAATGTTCAACCCCTTGCAGGGAAAATGCCAATTAAAATATAGCCATGAAACTAACAGGCCATTGTTCCATGCACTCTTCAATCACATGAAAAACATGGACAGGCGTGGGTGCCATCGCTCTGCACTTGAAATTTGCAAATTATTGCTTTCATTGGATTCAGATGACCGAAAGGGGGCCTTGTGTTGTATAGATTATTTCTCTTTGAGATCGAAGGAATACACATGGCTAGAACACTTTTCTGGGGAATATAGGCATGACAACTCCTTATGGTTATTtcctaatttttcattttcccttGCCGTTTGCCGATTTTATCTTGAGCTCGAGGGAAGCTCTCAGGATACTGGAATGAAGTCAGGAAAAGCTACTTCAACTGATCTTATGAAGCAGGCTTTAATGCTTCATCCGACAGTATTGAAAAAATTGGTGGAGAAAGTACCTCTGAAGGATCAGGCATGGAAAAACATACTCCAGCACAGCTACTTTGGATCAGATCAAATTGGAATACAATCCTTGGACCATCTGATTAACATCTATGTTGCAAGGAGCTATCTTATCTGGAGGCTCCCTGATCTACAGAAGCTACTTAAGAACTCTGCACTACTTGTGGTTGAAACACTAAAGCATAATAGTAGTGAGGCTCGGGACTGGGCTTGTGTGAGGAAAGAAGCATTCCCATCAGAGAAAAATGA GTATAGCCACTTATTGGTATCTGATTTTTCTGATTCTGTGCCAACAATGCCACCTGAGATGCTGCAAAATTTTATGGTTGATCCAAGAATGAGAGAAGAGGTACAGAATGGTGGCCATGTTGCCAACCCACGTGCTCCCCGTGATGTTGCAAACCGAAACCCGTTGGTTGTCTTGTTTGAGTCTATGCTACCATGGGTTGATTACGGAGGCCGAGATGGAGTTGTTGAGGAAGAGGATGACCAGCAGAACCACAATGGTCATCGTTTGGACGACAATGAACACTGA
- the LOC131324472 gene encoding probable plastid-lipid-associated protein 10, chloroplastic isoform X1, giving the protein MELSFASLVHPQVTKRGFDGMKTSALTPSGARKSSTGKMFPCFATVATRLTSDGIKDNKLDLERRKRQLLTAIQDTQRGLMTSADQRSTIEEALVGLESYSAGTPIELLDLDGTWRLEYTSAPDVLILLESSARLPFFQVGQIFQKFECKSQSNGGIVRNIVRWSIPNLLEDEDGATLLVSAKFSVVSWRSIYLQFEEIAVQDIDTSKLQVLIAPAILPRSFLSLQILQFIQSFKAQVPVRSQGRQTVGGLYYLSYLDGNMLLGRADRGGAFVFTRTRPFVV; this is encoded by the exons ATGGAATTATCATTTGCTTCCTTGGTGCACCCCCAAGTGACAAAGAGAGGTTTTGATGGGATGAAGACCTCTGCCCTAACACCAAGTGGGGCAAGGAAATCTTCCACTGGCAAAATGTTTCCATGTTTTGCAACAGTAGCAACCCGTCTAACTTCG GATGGAATCAAGGACAATAAGCTGGATTTAGAAAGGAGGAAACGCCAGCTGTTGACAGCTATCCAAGACACTCAACGGGGTCTCATGACATCTGCAGATCAACGATCTACCATTGAAGAGGCCCTg GTGGGGTTGGAGAGTTACAGTGCCGGGACACCAATTGAATTGTTGGATTTGGATGGGACATGGCGTTTGGAGTATACGTCTGCCCCCGACGTCCTAATTCTTCTAGAATCCTCTGCAAGACTCCCTTTCTTCCAG GTTGGTCAGATTTTTCAGAAATTTGAATGCAAAAGTCAGTCTAATGGAGGTATTGTCCGAAATATTGTTCGATGGAGTATTCCAAACTTACTAGAG GATGAAGACGGTGCTACTCTGCTCGTTTCTGCTAAGTTTTCTGTTGTTTCTTGGCGTAGCATTTACCTCCAGTTCGAAGAG ATAGCTGTTCAGGATATAGACACCAGCAAGTTGCAAGTTCTGATAGCTCCAGCTATATTGCCACGCTCGTTTCTCAGTCTACAG ATCTTGCAGTTTATCCAATCTTTCAAAGCTCAAGTTCCAGTGAGAAGCCAAGGGAG GCAGACAGTGGGTGGACTATATTACCTCTCATATCTAGATGGCAATATGCTTTTGGGTCGTGCGGATAGAGGTGGAGCCTTTGTGTTCACTAGAACTCGACCTTTTGTTGTCTAA
- the LOC131322389 gene encoding uncharacterized protein LOC131322389 isoform X2 encodes MSRLLRKVLKEQESLCQPKDEEHEVDDGDSSESLDSPPPVSLNPFDLLNDDDYGQDQVSEAEIADEPLVGKSDEKEPSLVKATINTLPSSNHKAKRKKKKKTKEDPSVDAQDSEKPLDEMVEKFSVEVNVSSHLSGPLKAKPANVEVGDSLLKQCMTDILQVDPKYLRAENELRRIFGSKVVNSFQKNQQTRSSGQIRGGRRGSHNHRRVILVSPSEHWPRWDGSLLMEFLETRDGYHYFKYAHSSLYSQAQRAFEAAKAIHDPNGIANILVHHPYHLDSLIAMAEYFSFSGEQPMSAEFIAKCLYALECAWHPMFNPLQGKCQLKYSHETNRPLFHALFNHMKNMDRRGCHRSALEICKLLLSLDSDDRKGALCCIDYFSLRSKEYTWLEHFSGEYRHDNSLWLFPNFSFSLAVCRFYLELEGSSQDTGMKSGKATSTDLMKQALMLHPTVLKKLVEKVPLKDQAWKNILQHSYFGSDQIGIQSLDHLINIYVARSYLIWRLPDLQKLLKNSALLVVETLKHNSSEARDWACVRKEAFPSEKNEYSHLLVSDFSDSVPTMPPEMLQNFMVDPRMREEVQNGGHVANPRAPRDVANRNPLVVLFESMLPWVDYGGRDGVVEEEDDQQNHNGHRLDDNEH; translated from the exons ATGTCTCGTTTGCTGAGGAAAGTCCTTAAAGAACAAGAATCACTCTGTCAACCAAAAGATGAAGAGCATGAGGTTGACGACGGCGACTCCTCTGAGTCTCTAGATTCGCCGCCTCCTGTTTCTCTAAACCCTTTCGATCTTCTCAACGATGATGACTATGGTCAAGACCAG GTGAGTGAGGCAGAAATTGCTGATGAACCATTGGTGGGAAAAAGTGATGAAAAAGAACCGTCCTTGGTAAAAGCTACTATAAACACACTTCCATCATCCAATCACAAAGctaagagaaagaaaaagaaaaagaccaaGGAGGATCCCTCTGTGGATGCACAAGACAGTGAAAAGCCTTTGGATGAGATGGTCGAAAAGTTCTCTGTTGAAGTTAATGTTTCTAGTCACCTATCGGGCCCTTTAAAAGCCAAGCCAGCAAATGTAGAAGTAGGTGACAGCCTGCTCAAACAATGCATGACCGACATTTTACAAGTGGATCCCAAATATCTAAGAGCAGAAAACGAGCTGCGAAGAATATTTGGTTCCAAGGTAGTaaattcatttcaaaaaaatcaacaaacacgCAGTTCGGGACAGATACGTGGGGGAAGACGCGGAAGTCACAACCATCGAAGGGTTATTCTTGTGTCTCCATCAGAACATTGGCCTCGCTGGGATGGATCTTTGTTGATGGAATTTTTGGAAACAAGAGATGGTTACCACTATTTCAA GTATGCCCACTCATCTTTATATAGCCAAGCTCAGAGAGCATTTGAAGCAGCTAAAGCAATACATGATCCGAATGGTATAGCAAATATTCTTGTGCATCATCCTTATCATCTAGATTCACTGATAGCTATGGCGGAGTATTTTAGCTTCTCGGGCGAACAACCAATGTCTGCAGAGTTTATTGCAAAGTGTCTTTATGCCTTGGAATGTGCCTGGCATCCAATGTTCAACCCCTTGCAGGGAAAATGCCAATTAAAATATAGCCATGAAACTAACAGGCCATTGTTCCATGCACTCTTCAATCACATGAAAAACATGGACAGGCGTGGGTGCCATCGCTCTGCACTTGAAATTTGCAAATTATTGCTTTCATTGGATTCAGATGACCGAAAGGGGGCCTTGTGTTGTATAGATTATTTCTCTTTGAGATCGAAGGAATACACATGGCTAGAACACTTTTCTGGGGAATATAGGCATGACAACTCCTTATGGTTATTtcctaatttttcattttcccttGCCGTTTGCCGATTTTATCTTGAGCTCGAGGGAAGCTCTCAGGATACTGGAATGAAGTCAGGAAAAGCTACTTCAACTGATCTTATGAAGCAGGCTTTAATGCTTCATCCGACAGTATTGAAAAAATTGGTGGAGAAAGTACCTCTGAAGGATCAGGCATGGAAAAACATACTCCAGCACAGCTACTTTGGATCAGATCAAATTGGAATACAATCCTTGGACCATCTGATTAACATCTATGTTGCAAGGAGCTATCTTATCTGGAGGCTCCCTGATCTACAGAAGCTACTTAAGAACTCTGCACTACTTGTGGTTGAAACACTAAAGCATAATAGTAGTGAGGCTCGGGACTGGGCTTGTGTGAGGAAAGAAGCATTCCCATCAGAGAAAAATGA GTATAGCCACTTATTGGTATCTGATTTTTCTGATTCTGTGCCAACAATGCCACCTGAGATGCTGCAAAATTTTATGGTTGATCCAAGAATGAGAGAAGAGGTACAGAATGGTGGCCATGTTGCCAACCCACGTGCTCCCCGTGATGTTGCAAACCGAAACCCGTTGGTTGTCTTGTTTGAGTCTATGCTACCATGGGTTGATTACGGAGGCCGAGATGGAGTTGTTGAGGAAGAGGATGACCAGCAGAACCACAATGGTCATCGTTTGGACGACAATGAACACTGA
- the LOC131324472 gene encoding probable plastid-lipid-associated protein 10, chloroplastic isoform X2 gives MELSFASLVHPQVTKRGFDGMKTSALTPSGARKSSTGKMFPCFATVATRLTSDGIKDNKLDLERRKRQLLTAIQDTQRGLMTSADQRSTIEEALVGLESYSAGTPIELLDLDGTWRLEYTSAPDVLILLESSARLPFFQDEDGATLLVSAKFSVVSWRSIYLQFEEIAVQDIDTSKLQVLIAPAILPRSFLSLQILQFIQSFKAQVPVRSQGRQTVGGLYYLSYLDGNMLLGRADRGGAFVFTRTRPFVV, from the exons ATGGAATTATCATTTGCTTCCTTGGTGCACCCCCAAGTGACAAAGAGAGGTTTTGATGGGATGAAGACCTCTGCCCTAACACCAAGTGGGGCAAGGAAATCTTCCACTGGCAAAATGTTTCCATGTTTTGCAACAGTAGCAACCCGTCTAACTTCG GATGGAATCAAGGACAATAAGCTGGATTTAGAAAGGAGGAAACGCCAGCTGTTGACAGCTATCCAAGACACTCAACGGGGTCTCATGACATCTGCAGATCAACGATCTACCATTGAAGAGGCCCTg GTGGGGTTGGAGAGTTACAGTGCCGGGACACCAATTGAATTGTTGGATTTGGATGGGACATGGCGTTTGGAGTATACGTCTGCCCCCGACGTCCTAATTCTTCTAGAATCCTCTGCAAGACTCCCTTTCTTCCAG GATGAAGACGGTGCTACTCTGCTCGTTTCTGCTAAGTTTTCTGTTGTTTCTTGGCGTAGCATTTACCTCCAGTTCGAAGAG ATAGCTGTTCAGGATATAGACACCAGCAAGTTGCAAGTTCTGATAGCTCCAGCTATATTGCCACGCTCGTTTCTCAGTCTACAG ATCTTGCAGTTTATCCAATCTTTCAAAGCTCAAGTTCCAGTGAGAAGCCAAGGGAG GCAGACAGTGGGTGGACTATATTACCTCTCATATCTAGATGGCAATATGCTTTTGGGTCGTGCGGATAGAGGTGGAGCCTTTGTGTTCACTAGAACTCGACCTTTTGTTGTCTAA
- the LOC131324472 gene encoding probable plastid-lipid-associated protein 10, chloroplastic isoform X3 has protein sequence MELSFASLVHPQVTKRGFDGMKTSALTPSGARKSSTGKMFPCFATVATRLTSDGIKDNKLDLERRKRQLLTAIQDTQRGLMTSADQRSTIEEALVGLESYSAGTPIELLDLDGTWRLEYTSAPDVLILLESSARLPFFQVGQIFQKFECKSQSNGGIVRNIVRWSIPNLLEDEDGATLLVSAKFSVVSWRSIYLQFEEVSLKHVQCVKLQPLRSDQEALLENQDFDYQKLSKTK, from the exons ATGGAATTATCATTTGCTTCCTTGGTGCACCCCCAAGTGACAAAGAGAGGTTTTGATGGGATGAAGACCTCTGCCCTAACACCAAGTGGGGCAAGGAAATCTTCCACTGGCAAAATGTTTCCATGTTTTGCAACAGTAGCAACCCGTCTAACTTCG GATGGAATCAAGGACAATAAGCTGGATTTAGAAAGGAGGAAACGCCAGCTGTTGACAGCTATCCAAGACACTCAACGGGGTCTCATGACATCTGCAGATCAACGATCTACCATTGAAGAGGCCCTg GTGGGGTTGGAGAGTTACAGTGCCGGGACACCAATTGAATTGTTGGATTTGGATGGGACATGGCGTTTGGAGTATACGTCTGCCCCCGACGTCCTAATTCTTCTAGAATCCTCTGCAAGACTCCCTTTCTTCCAG GTTGGTCAGATTTTTCAGAAATTTGAATGCAAAAGTCAGTCTAATGGAGGTATTGTCCGAAATATTGTTCGATGGAGTATTCCAAACTTACTAGAG GATGAAGACGGTGCTACTCTGCTCGTTTCTGCTAAGTTTTCTGTTGTTTCTTGGCGTAGCATTTACCTCCAGTTCGAAGAGGTGAGTTT aaaacatgtACAGTGTGTAAAGCTACAACCATTGCGTTCTGACCAAGAAGCTCTACTTGAAAACCAAGACTTTGACTATCAGAAATTATCTAAAACCAAATAA